Proteins encoded within one genomic window of Actinoplanes octamycinicus:
- a CDS encoding recombinase family protein — protein sequence MGDSLTAGRVRLQLGSMIYDPTDPMGKMFFTILATFAEFEADLLRMRTREGMAIAKAKGNTVYRVLDRADTVAAVSAGAS from the coding sequence ATCGGTGATTCTCTCACCGCCGGGCGTGTCCGGTTGCAGCTCGGTTCGATGATCTACGACCCGACTGACCCCATGGGCAAGATGTTCTTCACCATCCTGGCCACCTTCGCCGAGTTCGAGGCCGACCTGCTGCGGATGCGTACCCGCGAAGGCATGGCCATCGCCAAGGCCAAGGGCAACACGGTGTACCGGGTGCTCGACCGCGCCGACACCGTCGCGGCCGTGTCGGCCGGCGCGTCATGA
- a CDS encoding class F sortase, translating into MTDTGTVKPAGNRWGRYALSAAVLVLSLVGITALVKGGQEEQPRQIPLAAAASAPEAAPAAGGASSAEASSGGELTSGPLMSTSKPTRVVIPALDVDVPLTGLGQQPDGTMQVPTDAKTVGWYTKAPTPGALGPAVLAGHVDYQKQPGTFNKLSDLKPGDSVNVDREDGSMAMFTVVKVERYAKANFPTDAVYGAINRAGLRLITCGGDFDTTAGHYEDNIVVYADLTTAHPARTPTE; encoded by the coding sequence ATGACGGACACCGGCACCGTGAAGCCGGCCGGGAACCGCTGGGGGCGCTACGCGCTCTCGGCGGCCGTCCTGGTCCTCAGCCTCGTCGGCATCACCGCCCTGGTCAAAGGCGGCCAGGAAGAACAGCCGCGCCAGATCCCACTGGCTGCCGCCGCGTCAGCACCCGAGGCCGCGCCTGCGGCCGGCGGTGCTTCTTCGGCGGAGGCTTCGTCCGGCGGCGAGTTGACCAGCGGCCCATTGATGAGCACGTCGAAACCGACTCGCGTCGTCATCCCCGCCCTCGACGTCGACGTGCCGCTGACCGGCCTCGGCCAGCAGCCCGACGGCACCATGCAGGTGCCCACCGACGCCAAGACTGTCGGCTGGTACACCAAAGCGCCCACCCCCGGCGCGCTCGGACCGGCCGTACTCGCCGGCCATGTCGACTACCAGAAACAGCCCGGCACCTTCAACAAGCTCAGCGACCTGAAGCCCGGCGACTCGGTGAACGTCGACCGCGAGGACGGCAGCATGGCCATGTTCACCGTGGTCAAGGTCGAACGCTACGCCAAGGCGAACTTCCCGACCGACGCCGTCTACGGCGCGATCAACCGGGCCGGTCTGCGCCTGATCACCTGCGGCGGCGACTTCGACACCACCGCCGGGCACTACGAGGACAACATCGTCGTCTACGCCGACCTCACCACGGCCCACCCCGCCCGCACACCGACGGAGTAA